Within the Prevotella scopos JCM 17725 genome, the region CAACCATTGTGACGCCTTGAAGCGTAAACGATTGTATGTCTCGTTGGTGTCAAGCTTCAACAAGTACTGTTCCATACCACCCACTGCCCTATCAATAGACATATCATTGTCATTAAGAATGATAAGTAAGTCATTAGGTTGGCTGGAAACATTGTTCAGACCCTCGAAAGCCAAACCACCACTCATGGCTCCATCGCCAATAATAGCAACGACATGACGATGCTGCTTCGTAAGGTTAGAAGCAACAGCCATGCCCAAGGCAGCCGAGATAGAGTTAGAGGCATGTCCACAAGTAAAGGTATCATACTCGCTCTCAAAAGGAGAAGGGAATGGCATCAAACCATTTAACTTACGGTTATTACAGAAGTTCTCACGACGACCCGTCAAAATCTTATGGCCGTATGCTTGATGACCGACATCCCATACGATACGATCTTCTGGAGTATTAAAAACATAGTGGCACGCCACCGTTATTTCAGTTGCACCTAAGCTGGAGCCAAGATGACCTGGATTAACGGCAACCTCTTCTATGATATCCTTCCGCAACTGCTGGCATAACTTTGGCAATTCATCCAAAGACAACTTGCGCAAGTCTGCAGGCGATTGTATTTTATTTAAAAGGTCGAATCTATTTTCCTTTGACATTATCAAATAACATGAAATCAATGCAAAGGTACGCTAAATAGATTAAAGGGCAAAATAAAACAGAGAGGTATTCTATTATTTATGGTCTAATTTACAAATGAAACTCTGTTTCACAGCTCGATATATTTTTTCTTACACAGATAAATAAAGTATAATTAGGTAAGAAACGAATAAAATAAGACATAAAAAAACAGGGACAAACCTTAAAGATTCATCCCTGTTTATTATTTCAGTCAACCAACCTTATTAAGGTTAGCTAATTGGTAGCTTAATTACTTAACGTAAACAACAGCCAAACGGTTAGAAGTTACGCCCTGTACACCCTGACCCTTAGCTTCATCAACGATGACACCACGGCTCTGGAGATACTTAGCAACAACGTCTGCACGGTTCTGAGAGAGGCGATCGTTGAATGCCTTAGAACCCTCTGGAGAAGCTGTACCGATAATCTGTACGTGACGACCTTCCTTAACATCATCAAGAGCCTTCTTAGCCTCGTTTGTGAGGAAGTACTTGCCCTGAGCGAATGTTACGAATACCAAGTTGTCAATGCAGAGAGTCTGAGCTGTCTGTACAGGAACCTCCTTAACAACTTCCTTAACAACCTCCTTAACAACCTCCTTTGGCTTAGCATTAAGCTGATCACGGAGAGAGTTAATCTCATCATTCAACTCACCAACATTCCAAACCTTGAAGTTGTGTGTACCATTAGAAGTCTTGAACTTGTAGTTAAGACCTACGAAAAGACCGAGCTGAGCTGCGTGCTTACCGAACTGAATAGCATCGCCAGGACCGTGTGTAAGGTTCCAGAGAACAGCTGGCTCTACATAAAGCTGCCAAGCTCTCTTCTCACCGAGGTTGTAAGCGAAAGTAAGACCAGTCTTAGCTGTCAACTCTGTATCATCACCAGTGTTATTAGTCTGGATGATATGCTTGTCACCATAAGTAATCCAGTAGCCGATACCTGCCTCAGCACCTACCTCGAAACGACGATCTGGGTTGTACTCGCAGAAAAGGTTTGTGAAGTTAATAGTACCGTTCAAACCGAGGTTGATGGCGCGAACAATTGTGTGACTGTGAGAGAAACCTAAAGAACCTGTCTGCCAACGGTTATCACCGAAGACTGCAAGACCCTCGAGGTTTGCACCATAAACTGGGCTAAACTGCTTACCGAGCTTAAGACCAGCTGCTGCGTTAAGAGGAGTTACGCGACTAAGATCAAGAGGAGCCATAACACCACCCTCAACGCCGAGGTAAATGTTGTCAAATGCTTTAGCCTTCTCGTAAGCTACCTGAGCCTGTGTACTTGTGATACCCATAGCGAGCATCGAAAGTGCAATCAAAAACTTTTTCATAAATGCTTAATATTAATTCTGTTAATTTTAGCGACTTAATTAAATTCGGTTTGCAAAGATAGCACTTTTTTTGAATAGACTACATTATTTCATAGAAAAAAAACTAATTATTTAGCAAAAAAGTGCTTTTTCAACATCTTTTTCACTCTTTTGGACAATAAAATATGCTAAATAGAGTTGTTCTGTGGTTTTATTTTTGTCTCTGAGAGAATGGTATAAAAAATAATTAAACCTACATTTTCTCACCTCATATTATATAAAACTGCATTAAGACATCTTGCTTTTCACCTTATTTATATAATATAACAACACGTATTAGGTCTTTTTTAAACGCCTAAAAAGATAGAAAATAAACATCATTCCACGCAGAGAAAGCTCCACAGCCATTGCAAACCATACACCACGAAGACCATATTGTGATGCAAGCGCATAGGCTAATGTAAGACGAATGAGCCACATACTACCTAAGTTTATCAAGGATGGTTTCAGCGTATCACCCGCTCCAACACATACGCTATAAGCAACGATTGCTGCTGCAAAGAAAGGTTCTGCAAAGGCTTCTATGCGAAGTACGGATGTTCCTAAAATTTGAATATCAGTAACAGGAGACAACAAACCAATCATCTCAGGTGCAAATATATACATAATAACACCCATGAATGCCATCACGACCATACCGAGTGAGATCGTCATCCATGCAAAACTACGGTACAAATCTCGCCTATCAGCCCCCACGCTCTGCCCCACCAACGTCGTAGCGGCTTCGCTAATACCATATCCTGGCATATAGCAGAGACTCTCGGCCGTAATCGCAAAGGAATGAGAAGCGATTGAGATGTTACCTAAAGGGGCAACTATCATTGTCGAAACAAGCTGTGCCCCATTCATAAGAAGATATTGCAATGCCATCGGCGCTCCTATCTTCATTGCATTCCAAACATATTGCCAACGCCAAACAAAACGCTCAACATCCAGCTTCCACGCCAGAATTGGACTACGGAAGATGGCATAATAAGCTAACGGCAATGCAACACAGATGAAAGACAAAAGACTCCCGAGGGCTGCACCCGTCACTCCAGCACCAAGACCTGGCATTGTCATTTCCATTCCTAAGACTGAAATCGTGCGTGTAGGGAAGATAAAGAAATAGTTGAAAATAACATCCAACACACACATCAATATAGACATGAAGCTCGGACGTCGCATGTCACCTGACACCTTCAGCATGGCAGCCGACATATATTCAATAAGGTGGAAAGGAATTATTAGGGAAAAAATCAGAAAATAACAAGTTGCATCATGCTGGATATCAGCACCACCACCTAACCACACAGGTAGCTGAAAACCGATAAGAAAAGTGATAAGCAACAGGAGAAATGAAAAGCAAAGACCAAACACATAGCCATGACGCATGACTGCACGTGCCTTGGCAAAGTCGTTCGCACCAATAAAATGAGCAACTTGCACAGAGAAACCCATTGTCACAGCAGCCACCAAAGAGAAGAACAACCATGTTGCTGGTTCAACTAGCCCAATCGCTGCTGATGGCTCTGCACCCAATGAACCCACCATTCCCGCATCAATATAAAACATCAAGACCGTTGTCACCTGTGCCAAGATCGATGGAATACTGAGTTGGATAATGAGATTAAACTTTTCATTCCTGCTCATTACCTCACCACTACGAATCTTAGCAAGAAGACTTTCAGTTACGGATTTATTGAAGGATATACGCACAGGGAAATTATAATATCTGAATAATAGAAACCAAATAATACAGCGACTGCTATAGCGAGTCTGCTAACATAAAACTTCTCAGAAGAAAGCCTCGTATGCTGCAAAGCAAAATAGGAACCTCGCTTCCGTTTGTTCGTTGTTATTTCTAAAACGAACAGACGGAAACTTATGTCCCTACACATAATACCAAAGGTTACACAAACCTTTCGAAAGAACTATGACGTTATTCCTTGTTTATGAATCTTTCAACTTCGTATCTGGATGAGAGAAATCTACCAGTCGCAAGTCGAATATCAATGTTGAATAAGCTGGAACTAAACCTGCTGAGGTCGCACCATAACCCAACTGATAAGGAATATAAACAGTCCAATGGTCACCACGATGCATGGACATCAAAGCTGTTGTAAAACCATCTACAAGGCTCGCCGACTTCCCTTGAGCATCATAGCTAAGACCGATGCTACTATGGTTTGGACGAGATGTTGTTGCATTAAAGGTATCACTTGACCATGACTTATCAAAGATAAGCCCTGAGGTGTAAGTTGTTGATGGAATCAATCTACCCATATAATGCATAGACACAGAATCAGAGTACAACGGGCTTGTTGTTCCTGTTCCAGCCTGCTCAACATGTGCAATGATATAATTCTCCGGACTATAAGTCAATGCTGAGCCTGAAGTTTGCTTTTGATTTTGGAAGGTATAATTAAGTATTATCTTCCAAGAAGTATCTCCACTCTTAATTTTCTGTTGCGTAGTGGTATAGAGCTTATTCCAGTAGGTGTCATTCTTCGACTGCCAATCAGCAAATTCCTCGACAGTATTATCTTTCTCAGTACATGACGTGAAGAAACCCATTGAAAGTATTATTCCACCCAAGCAGAAGATACCTGCTGCACGACGAATAAGCGTCTTTAAATTCTTTGTCATAGTCTTTTATTTAATAAGAAAAGGATAGCAGAGTTCTATCACATAGCCGCTACGCCCTATGTTGAATTTCTATAAAGTCAAAAAGCTCAACTCTACTACCCTTCCTTCAATTAGTCAATATCAATCTTCTTTAGCAGAGCAGTGATAGAAACGCGATCTTCAATAATCTCACGCAGCTTCTCAACTGGAACACGCTCCTGCTTCATTGAATCACGATAACGCAATGTTACAGTGTTGTCGGTCAGCGTATCACCATCAACCGTCACACAGAAAGGAGTACCTATAGCATCCTGACGACGGTAACGTTTACCGATAGAATCCTTAGCCTCCATATGTGTATTGAAATGGAACTTCAGACTATTCACAATCTCCTGTGCCTTCTCTGGCAGACCATCCTTGTTAACCAAAGGCAGAACGGCACACTTAACAGGTGCCAATGGCTCTGGCAACTTCAGAACAACACGACTTGAACCATTCTCCAAAGCCTCCTCTGTATAGCTGTGACACATAACAGAAAGGAACATACGGTCAACACCGATTGATGTCTCTACAACGTATGGTGTATAGTTCTCATTGCGCTCTGGATCGAAGTACTTTATCTGACGGCCAGAGTACTTCTCATGCTGAGAAAGGTCAAAGTTAGTACGTGAGTGAATACCCTCAACCTCCTTGAAGCCAAATGGCATATGGAACTCGATATCAGTTGCAGCATTCGCATAGTGAGCCAACTTCTCATGATCGTGGAAGCGATAGTTATCATCGCCCATACCAAGGCCCTCGTGCCATGCCAGACGATGCTTCTTCCAATATTCAAACCACTTCATTTCAGTTCCAGGCTGGCAGAAGAACTGCATCTCCATCTGTTCGAACTCACGCATACGGAAGACAAACTGACGTGCAACAATCTCGTTACGGAATGCCTTACCAATCTGACAGATACCGAAAGGCAACTTCATACGACCAGTCTTCTGTACGTTGAGGAAGTTTACGAAGATACCCTGCGCTGTCTCTGGACGCAGATAAATCTTGTTAGTAGCTTCAGCAGATGCACCCATCTCAGTAGAGAACATAAGATTAAACTGACGAACATCTGTCCAATTAGTTGTACCACTGATTGGATCTACAATACCCTCGTCGAGAATAATCTGCTTCAAAGCCTCCAAGTCTGGTCCTTGCATAGCCTCAGTATAGCGTGCGTGAAGATCGTCACGCTTCTTCTGATTTTCAAGAACACGTGGGTTTGTCTCACGGAACTTAGCCTCGTCGAAAGAATCTCCAAACTTCTTAGCAGCCTTAGCTATTTCCTTCTCTATCTTCTCCTCGTATTTACCAATCTGATCCTCGATAAGGTTATCAGCACGATAACGCTTCTTTGAATCGCGGTTGTCAATCAATGGGTCGTTAAAAGCATCAACATGACCACTGGCCTTCCATACTGTTGGGTGCATGAAAATAGAGGCGTCAATACCAACAATATTACTATGCAACAATACCATTGACTGCCACCAATACTGCTTGATATTGTTTTTCAACTCAACTCCATTCTGACCATAATCATAAACAGCTGCTAAACCATCATAAATATCACTACTTGGGAAGACAAAGCCATACTCTTTACAGTGGCTAACAATCTTCTTGAAAACATCCTCTTGTGCCATAATAATCTAATTATACCTTAATTTTTGACGCAAAGTTACGCTTTTTTAGCCGAATAAGAACAGGTTTACTGCGAAACTTTCGCCTAAATCGATTTTTCTCAAGCCTTACTGAAGAGTTGTTTGAGACCCTATAATTGGCTCAATCGGAAAAAGACGTGAAATAGGAACACAAAAGGTTAACCCAAGTTTAACCGGTAAAATATTTTTCATAAATTTTCGGGATGTTTTATGTGGTATTAATTTCATAAAAGACTGATAATCAGGCATAGGGTATTGTAACGAGGAGTAAAATCTGATTTGTAGGACACCGTCATATCAAAATTATTTTGTTACTTTGCACTCATGCACGCAAATGTACAGACACGATTCAACCCTGCAACAGGCGACATGGCTCCTTATTATCGCATTAAGGAGTCATATCGTGACGTGCAGGGTCATGTACATTCGCTAATTCTGTTGAACATCGGGTTCGAGCCTTCACTTACAGCCGTACAGGTTCGAAAAATTGCATACGCACTTACCGAACGCTTCAAAAACAGAAGTACACCCTCGCTTTTCAAGGAACATCTTGACGGACTTACTCCTATTGAACAGGTAAAGGCTGATGAATGGTGGAGCCGTATGGAGAACGAAGGTGGAATTGATAGGTTTAACAAGGAAGAGCAGAAGTCGCTGAGAAAATATGAGAACTACGTTGACCTTGAGACGGCAAAATATACTGACGCAAGGAATGTCGGTGCTGAGTGGCTCTGCAAGCAGACGATAGACAAACTGCAATTAGAGGGTTTCCTGCGCAAAAACGGCTGGACGGAGAATACAATACACACAGCTTTGTCAGCATTGATTGTTCGCACAGTATATGCTGTTTCTGAACGTTCGTCTTATTATTATTTGCGTGATAACTCGGCTGCTGGTGAACTTTATAGTGGAGTTCCTGGCTGGACACCAGGAATCAATTCTCTGTATAAAGTCACTGACAAATTATATGAACTAAAGGAACAGTTAGAGCGTCATCTGTGCAACGTTACTGACGATCTCTTTAATATAGACAACAAGTTGATGCTCTTCGACTTAACCAACTTCTATTTCGAGGGCAGCAAGCGTAACAGCAACAAGGCCAAGTTCGGCCGATCAAAAGAAAAACGCTCTGACTGTAAGCTACTTGTACTTGCACTATGTATCAATAAAGAAGGTTTTATACGTTATTCTTCTATCTTGGAGGGTAATACAGCAGACCCTAAGTCTCTGCCCAATATGATTGATACGTTAGCAAAGAGGAATCCATCACGGACAAAAGATACGCTCGTTGTCATGGATGCAGGTGTTGCCACGGAAGAGAACTTGGAGCTGATCAAAAGAAAAGGTTACAATTATCTCTGCGTATCCCGTACAAAGATGAAGGACTATACGCTCAGTGATGATAACAAGAGTGTTACGGTAATGGATGCCCGTCGGCAGAAAATAACGCTGAAAGAGGTTAAGACAGAAGATGACAAGGATTATTATCTCGAAATAACATCTCCTTCGAAAGCTATGACAGAGTCGTCTATGAACAGGGTCTGGAGAGAGCGTTTTGAGATGGAACTGAAGAGAATAAACGATGGAATCTCCAAGAAAGGTGGAACAAAAACCTATGAAAAGGTTGTTGAACGTACAGGACGTGCCATACAGAAGTACCCATCTATAGCGAAGTTCTATCAGATAAGCTACATAAAAGATGAGAAGAAACCCAAGCAGATGCTGCGCGTAGACTGGGAGATAAAAGACCTCTCGGCAATGGAGTCCGGTCACGGAGTCTACTTCCTCCGCAGCAATATCAGGACACTTGATGAGCGTGTGACATGGGAATACTACAATCTCATTCGTGAGATAGAATGTACAAACAGGCAACTAAAGAATGACCTCAACCTCCGTCCTATCTATCATCAGAAAGATGAGCGAAGCGACGCACACCTCTTCTTCGGTTTATTAGCCTATTGGGTGGTAAACACCATCCGCTGTCAATTAAAACGAGAAGGAGAATCCTGTTACTGGACCGAGATTGTACGACGTATGAGCACCCAGAAGCTCGTCACAACAAAAGGGAAGAATCCATTAGGTGAGAACATCGAGATGCGCCAATGTAGTAGTCCTTCGAAGCAAGCAAAACAGATATACGATAAGTTGAACTTAAAACACTCACCATACAAAAAGAATAAAATTTGTAGGACACAGAGCCCATAAGAAAAACGAGGAAAGTACGATGACTGCCAGGAATAGGCGAAAGTGGGGGTTAAACTTGGGTTAATGATAAAAAAGCAATTTCAAACATTGGGATAACAAGTATCCCCTAATAAGAAAGATATTAGCGCACAAAATACAAGGATAGTTTTATTTTTATGTTGCTGTCACTTTTAACATTCCATACATCTTACTGAGATATAATAAGTTAAGCACCTATCACAAGTGACAGGAATGACAGGAAATTAAGTTTGTGAGTTGTCTCGTAAAAAGAAAATAGCTAATTGTTATAGACTTTTTCTACCAAGATTTTAAGCGATTAAGGTAAATCTCCCTATATTATTTTGCTCACAGAGAAAGGGAGGTACGAAGTTATACGCTATATAATAGAGGTACCGATGGCACAAAGAGCGATAAACCATAGTGCTTAATTTCCTTCTTTTTACCTACTACGCCTTATTATCACGTAAACGAAGGTAACAAGCTTGTTAACAACAAGAAGCTTCTCATCCCCCTTCTGCTATTGTGCGGACGCCCCGCACAGATAGTGCTGGGCGTAAACACCAACTGTGCGGAGGCTCAACACCAAACGTGTAGAGGACGAAGAGCATTAGAAGAAACCAAATACTGCCTTTATGCTAACGACCAACAAACACAGAGATAATGCGATGGCAGAAACGAAACAACAGCTGTCTGAACTATAGAAACCATATCCTAAGCTTGAATAAAGGTAGAATTTGCCTATTTGCATTTTTTTTCGTACATTTGCAGTCTTATGAAGCTCGCTTCTTTAAGTGATAAAACAAGAACTATATGGATGACGAAATAAAAGACTTGGATGGACAGACTCCTGAGGAAGAGACTCAGGAACAGGATTCCCATTCTGATTATAAACCAGCCGATAGGTTTGACGCCTCTGCCGTACACCATCTCTCTGGCATGTACAAAAACTGGTTCTTGGATTACGCCAGCTACGTAATCTTAGAACGCGCTGTACCTCATATCGAGGACGGCTTGAAACCTGTACAACGCCGTATTCTCCACTCTATGAAACGAATGGATGATGGACGATACAATAAGGTGGCAAACATCGTAGGTCATACGATGCAATTCCACCCACATGGTGATGCCTCTATTGGTGACGCTTTGGTGCAGTTAGGACAGAAAGACCTACTCATCGACATGCAGGGTAACTGGGGAAACATTCTCACTGGTGACCGTGCTGCTGCGCCACGATACATTGAGGCGCGCCTGTCTAAGTTTGCCTTAGAGACTGTATTCAATCCGAAGACAACAGAATGGCAACTTTCTTACGACGGCAGAAACAAAGAGCCAATTACGCTTCCGGTAAAGTTCCCGCTGCTTTTGGCACAGGGTGCTGAGGGTATTGCGGTTGGCTTGTCATCCAAGATTCTTCCACATAACCTCAACGACATCTGTGATGCAGCTATCAACTATCTGCGTGGTGAGGAGTTTAACCTCTATCCAGACTTCCCAACAGGCGGTAGCATTGATGTATCAAAGTATAATGATGGTCAGCGTGGTGGTGTTCTGAAGGTGCGTGCAAAGGTAGAGAAGCTCGATAATAAAACTCTCGTCATCCGTGAGGTTCCTTTTACAAAGACTGCTAACACACTTCAAGAGTCTATTACTAAGGCTGTTGAGAAAGGCAAACTAAAGATTCGCAGAGTAGAGGACATGACTGCTTCTGAGGTGGAGATTCAACTTCATCTTACCCCAGGTACGTCAAGCGACAAGACTATTGATGCCCTCTATGCTTTCACTGATTGCGAGATAAACATTTCGCCAAACTGCTGTGTCATCCGAGACAACAAACCAGAGTTCTTGACTATATCAGATGTATTGCGCAATTCTGCCGAACATACGAAGGCTTTATTAAAGTTAGAATTGGAGATCCGTAAGCATGAATTAGAGGAACAGTTGTTCTATAATTCTTTGGAACGTATCTTCATCGAGGACCGCATTTATAAGGAGCGTAAATTTGAGACGGCTAAGGACATTGACGAAGTAGTCACCTTCGTCGATTCAAAGCTCGAGCCTTACAAGAAGACATTTATCCGTGAGGTAACACGTGACGACATCATCCGTCTTTTGGAAATCAAGATGCAGCGCATTTTGAAGTTCAATAAGGATAAGGCTGACGAACTGATTCAGAAGATTAAGGCAGAGATTGCCGAGATTGACAAGGACCTCAGTGAGATGGTACGTGTCACTATTGAATGGTTTACACACTTGAAAGAAAAATACGGAAGCGATCATCCACGTCGTACAGAGATTAAGAGCTTTGACACGATTGTTGCTGCAAAGGTCGTTGATGCGAATGAGAAGTTATATATTGATCGTCAGGAAGGCTTCATTGGCACAGGCCTTAAGAAGGCTGAGTTCGTGCAGAACTGCTCCGACCTTGATGACGTGATTATCTTCTATCGTGACGGAAAATACAAGGTCATCCGAATTGCCGAAAAGGTGTTTGTGGGTAAGGGAGTTCTTCACGTACAGGTGTTTAAGAAGAATGACAAGCGCACGATTTATAACGTAGTTTATCGTGACGGGAAGACGGGACCTTACTATATCAAACGCTTCAACGTGACTTCTATCACACGTGATAAGGAATATGACGTAACCCTCGGTACACCTGGTTCAAAGATTAACTACTTCACAGCCAACCCTAATGGTGAGGCG harbors:
- a CDS encoding FKBP-type peptidyl-prolyl cis-trans isomerase, yielding MTKNLKTLIRRAAGIFCLGGIILSMGFFTSCTEKDNTVEEFADWQSKNDTYWNKLYTTTQQKIKSGDTSWKIILNYTFQNQKQTSGSALTYSPENYIIAHVEQAGTGTTSPLYSDSVSMHYMGRLIPSTTYTSGLIFDKSWSSDTFNATTSRPNHSSIGLSYDAQGKSASLVDGFTTALMSMHRGDHWTVYIPYQLGYGATSAGLVPAYSTLIFDLRLVDFSHPDTKLKDS
- a CDS encoding glycine--tRNA ligase, with protein sequence MAQEDVFKKIVSHCKEYGFVFPSSDIYDGLAAVYDYGQNGVELKNNIKQYWWQSMVLLHSNIVGIDASIFMHPTVWKASGHVDAFNDPLIDNRDSKKRYRADNLIEDQIGKYEEKIEKEIAKAAKKFGDSFDEAKFRETNPRVLENQKKRDDLHARYTEAMQGPDLEALKQIILDEGIVDPISGTTNWTDVRQFNLMFSTEMGASAEATNKIYLRPETAQGIFVNFLNVQKTGRMKLPFGICQIGKAFRNEIVARQFVFRMREFEQMEMQFFCQPGTEMKWFEYWKKHRLAWHEGLGMGDDNYRFHDHEKLAHYANAATDIEFHMPFGFKEVEGIHSRTNFDLSQHEKYSGRQIKYFDPERNENYTPYVVETSIGVDRMFLSVMCHSYTEEALENGSSRVVLKLPEPLAPVKCAVLPLVNKDGLPEKAQEIVNSLKFHFNTHMEAKDSIGKRYRRQDAIGTPFCVTVDGDTLTDNTVTLRYRDSMKQERVPVEKLREIIEDRVSITALLKKIDID
- a CDS encoding MATE family efflux transporter, producing the protein MRISFNKSVTESLLAKIRSGEVMSRNEKFNLIIQLSIPSILAQVTTVLMFYIDAGMVGSLGAEPSAAIGLVEPATWLFFSLVAAVTMGFSVQVAHFIGANDFAKARAVMRHGYVFGLCFSFLLLLITFLIGFQLPVWLGGGADIQHDATCYFLIFSLIIPFHLIEYMSAAMLKVSGDMRRPSFMSILMCVLDVIFNYFFIFPTRTISVLGMEMTMPGLGAGVTGAALGSLLSFICVALPLAYYAIFRSPILAWKLDVERFVWRWQYVWNAMKIGAPMALQYLLMNGAQLVSTMIVAPLGNISIASHSFAITAESLCYMPGYGISEAATTLVGQSVGADRRDLYRSFAWMTISLGMVVMAFMGVIMYIFAPEMIGLLSPVTDIQILGTSVLRIEAFAEPFFAAAIVAYSVCVGAGDTLKPSLINLGSMWLIRLTLAYALASQYGLRGVWFAMAVELSLRGMMFIFYLFRRLKKT
- a CDS encoding IS1634 family transposase codes for the protein MHANVQTRFNPATGDMAPYYRIKESYRDVQGHVHSLILLNIGFEPSLTAVQVRKIAYALTERFKNRSTPSLFKEHLDGLTPIEQVKADEWWSRMENEGGIDRFNKEEQKSLRKYENYVDLETAKYTDARNVGAEWLCKQTIDKLQLEGFLRKNGWTENTIHTALSALIVRTVYAVSERSSYYYLRDNSAAGELYSGVPGWTPGINSLYKVTDKLYELKEQLERHLCNVTDDLFNIDNKLMLFDLTNFYFEGSKRNSNKAKFGRSKEKRSDCKLLVLALCINKEGFIRYSSILEGNTADPKSLPNMIDTLAKRNPSRTKDTLVVMDAGVATEENLELIKRKGYNYLCVSRTKMKDYTLSDDNKSVTVMDARRQKITLKEVKTEDDKDYYLEITSPSKAMTESSMNRVWRERFEMELKRINDGISKKGGTKTYEKVVERTGRAIQKYPSIAKFYQISYIKDEKKPKQMLRVDWEIKDLSAMESGHGVYFLRSNIRTLDERVTWEYYNLIREIECTNRQLKNDLNLRPIYHQKDERSDAHLFFGLLAYWVVNTIRCQLKREGESCYWTEIVRRMSTQKLVTTKGKNPLGENIEMRQCSSPSKQAKQIYDKLNLKHSPYKKNKICRTQSP
- a CDS encoding DNA gyrase/topoisomerase IV subunit A → MDDEIKDLDGQTPEEETQEQDSHSDYKPADRFDASAVHHLSGMYKNWFLDYASYVILERAVPHIEDGLKPVQRRILHSMKRMDDGRYNKVANIVGHTMQFHPHGDASIGDALVQLGQKDLLIDMQGNWGNILTGDRAAAPRYIEARLSKFALETVFNPKTTEWQLSYDGRNKEPITLPVKFPLLLAQGAEGIAVGLSSKILPHNLNDICDAAINYLRGEEFNLYPDFPTGGSIDVSKYNDGQRGGVLKVRAKVEKLDNKTLVIREVPFTKTANTLQESITKAVEKGKLKIRRVEDMTASEVEIQLHLTPGTSSDKTIDALYAFTDCEINISPNCCVIRDNKPEFLTISDVLRNSAEHTKALLKLELEIRKHELEEQLFYNSLERIFIEDRIYKERKFETAKDIDEVVTFVDSKLEPYKKTFIREVTRDDIIRLLEIKMQRILKFNKDKADELIQKIKAEIAEIDKDLSEMVRVTIEWFTHLKEKYGSDHPRRTEIKSFDTIVAAKVVDANEKLYIDRQEGFIGTGLKKAEFVQNCSDLDDVIIFYRDGKYKVIRIAEKVFVGKGVLHVQVFKKNDKRTIYNVVYRDGKTGPYYIKRFNVTSITRDKEYDVTLGTPGSKINYFTANPNGEAELIKITLDPNPDKKKQNIFMERDFASILIKGRAAKGNLLTKESIHRISLKSHGHSTLGGRKVWFDPDVNRINYEDHGRYLGEFSDQDSILVILKNGEFYITNFDASNHYEDNILRIEKFDADKPWTAIIFDADNQGYPYLKRFQMEASKRHQNFIGDNPDSQMVLLTDVAFPRIQITYGGADAARGTEEIDAEQFVGVKGFKAKGKRLTTWAVDKIEELEPTRFPEEEKADDENNEDDAQEESSTAAEKEENLDPDAGKSQQQVIDEITGQLNLFDNE
- a CDS encoding OmpA family protein, whose translation is MKKFLIALSMLAMGITSTQAQVAYEKAKAFDNIYLGVEGGVMAPLDLSRVTPLNAAAGLKLGKQFSPVYGANLEGLAVFGDNRWQTGSLGFSHSHTIVRAINLGLNGTINFTNLFCEYNPDRRFEVGAEAGIGYWITYGDKHIIQTNNTGDDTELTAKTGLTFAYNLGEKRAWQLYVEPAVLWNLTHGPGDAIQFGKHAAQLGLFVGLNYKFKTSNGTHNFKVWNVGELNDEINSLRDQLNAKPKEVVKEVVKEVVKEVPVQTAQTLCIDNLVFVTFAQGKYFLTNEAKKALDDVKEGRHVQIIGTASPEGSKAFNDRLSQNRADVVAKYLQSRGVIVDEAKGQGVQGVTSNRLAVVYVK